The proteins below are encoded in one region of Thermus caldifontis:
- a CDS encoding DsbA family protein — protein sequence MQRVIVLVVVALALVGLGWILWGPKGKAGLDPAQGARFALGDPNAPVVVVDFSNYLCSHCQNHALNVLPRIKAEYVDTGKVRYLFRDFPFPGQANVIRASEAAACAADQGRYYEYHEILFRAASSWGNLQGTVLDRYLVDLAGQMGLEENAFAQCLASGKHRQGVLADQKLATDLGLTGTPTFFIAGEKRTGFLSYEEWKNLLDKALAEKK from the coding sequence ATGCAACGCGTTATCGTTCTCGTGGTGGTGGCCTTGGCCCTCGTGGGCCTGGGCTGGATCCTTTGGGGTCCCAAGGGGAAGGCCGGCCTAGACCCTGCCCAGGGCGCCCGCTTTGCCTTGGGCGACCCCAACGCCCCGGTGGTGGTGGTGGACTTTTCCAACTACCTCTGCTCCCACTGCCAAAACCATGCCCTAAACGTCCTCCCCCGGATTAAGGCCGAGTACGTGGATACCGGCAAGGTGCGCTACCTCTTCCGCGACTTTCCCTTCCCCGGCCAAGCCAACGTGATCCGGGCCAGCGAGGCCGCCGCCTGCGCCGCCGACCAAGGGCGTTACTACGAGTACCATGAGATCCTTTTCCGCGCCGCCTCCAGCTGGGGCAACCTGCAAGGGACCGTGCTGGACCGCTATCTGGTGGACCTGGCGGGGCAGATGGGCCTGGAGGAAAACGCCTTTGCCCAGTGCTTGGCTTCCGGAAAGCACCGCCAGGGGGTCTTGGCCGACCAGAAACTGGCCACGGACCTGGGCCTCACCGGCACCCCCACCTTTTTCATCGCCGGGGAGAAGCGCACCGGCTTCCTGAGTTACGAGGAGTGGAAAAACCTCTTGGATAAAGCCCTGGCGGAAAAGAAGTGA
- the speE gene encoding polyamine aminopropyltransferase: protein MDYGMYFFEHITPFETMVRRMERVIASGRTKYQDYFLFETQGFGKVLVLDKDVQSTERDEYVYHETLVHPAMLSHPEPKAVLIVGGGEGATLREVLKHPTVERAVMVDIDGELVEVAKRHMPEWHQGAFEDPRAVLIIDDARAYLERTQDTYDVVIIDLTDPVGEDNPARLLYTVEFYRLVKAHLNPGGIMGMQAGMIMLTHHRIHPVIHRTVREAFRYVRSYKNHIPGFFLNFGFLLASDAFDPAAFSEGVIQARIRERNLALRHLSAPYLEAMFVLPKDIQEAMDKETLVSTDQNPFYVTPEGEARQAPYRG from the coding sequence ATGGACTACGGCATGTACTTCTTTGAGCACATCACCCCTTTTGAGACCATGGTGCGGCGCATGGAGCGGGTGATCGCCTCCGGCCGCACCAAGTACCAGGACTACTTTCTTTTTGAAACCCAGGGTTTTGGCAAGGTGTTGGTCCTGGACAAGGACGTGCAGAGCACGGAAAGGGACGAGTACGTCTACCACGAAACCCTGGTCCATCCGGCCATGCTCTCCCACCCCGAGCCCAAGGCCGTGCTCATCGTGGGAGGCGGGGAAGGGGCCACCTTGCGGGAGGTGCTCAAGCACCCCACCGTGGAACGGGCGGTGATGGTGGACATCGATGGGGAGCTGGTGGAGGTGGCCAAGCGCCACATGCCTGAATGGCACCAGGGGGCCTTCGAGGACCCCCGGGCGGTCCTGATCATCGACGACGCCCGGGCTTACCTGGAAAGAACCCAGGATACGTACGATGTGGTCATCATCGACCTCACGGACCCCGTGGGGGAGGACAACCCTGCCAGGCTCCTCTACACCGTGGAGTTTTACCGGCTGGTGAAGGCCCACCTGAACCCGGGCGGGATCATGGGCATGCAGGCAGGCATGATCATGCTCACCCACCACCGGATCCACCCGGTGATCCACCGCACGGTGCGGGAGGCCTTCCGCTATGTGCGCAGCTACAAGAACCACATCCCCGGCTTCTTCCTGAACTTCGGCTTCCTGTTGGCCTCGGATGCCTTTGACCCCGCCGCCTTCTCCGAAGGGGTGATCCAGGCCCGCATCCGTGAGCGGAACCTTGCTCTTCGCCACCTTTCCGCCCCTTACCTGGAGGCCATGTTCGTCCTACCCAAGGACATCCAGGAGGCCATGGATAAGGAAACCCTGGTATCCACTGACCAGAACCCCTTCTACGTGACCCCGGAAGGGGAGGCCCGGCAGGCCCCCTACCGGGGCTAG
- the speD gene encoding S-adenosylmethionine decarboxylase, whose protein sequence is MEAVPGGRWVAEIYGCDLDVLENPKMVEAALLDAVMRLGAPRDAAQSVVYKFHPQGLSAAVVSPVAAVMIHTWPEDNASATLDLYFYRDGVNPEEVLKGLSRAFGAKEESAFRYWRGTEHAIKRRAFGGQQGG, encoded by the coding sequence GTGGAAGCGGTGCCGGGCGGGCGCTGGGTGGCGGAGATCTACGGTTGCGACCTGGATGTCTTGGAAAACCCCAAGATGGTGGAGGCCGCCCTCTTGGATGCGGTGATGCGCTTGGGGGCACCTAGGGATGCGGCCCAGTCGGTGGTGTACAAGTTTCATCCCCAGGGTCTTTCCGCCGCGGTGGTCAGCCCGGTGGCGGCGGTGATGATCCACACCTGGCCCGAGGATAACGCCTCCGCCACCTTGGACCTCTACTTCTACCGGGATGGGGTGAACCCGGAGGAGGTCTTGAAGGGGCTTTCCCGGGCCTTCGGGGCCAAGGAGGAATCGGCCTTCCGGTACTGGCGGGGAACGGAACACGCCATCAAGCGCCGGGCCTTTGGCGGCCAGCAAGGAGGATAG